A stretch of the Terriglobia bacterium genome encodes the following:
- a CDS encoding helix-turn-helix domain-containing protein: MQKMRIELGKRIRELRKAHEWSQEELGERADLHPTDGGGIERGERNVSFDNLCSLAGAFNLTLAQFFDFPKTGQRKRDLLRAQLIGLMRDQSEADLELFLSIADAVDRWKLRDN; this comes from the coding sequence ATGCAGAAGATGCGTATTGAGCTGGGCAAGCGGATCCGCGAACTGAGAAAGGCGCACGAATGGTCCCAGGAGGAACTTGGCGAACGCGCGGATCTCCATCCGACCGACGGCGGCGGGATCGAGCGGGGCGAAAGAAACGTTTCCTTCGATAACCTCTGCAGCTTGGCCGGCGCCTTCAACCTGACCCTCGCTCAGTTTTTCGACTTCCCCAAAACTGGCCAGAGAAAGCGAGATCTGCTGAGGGCGCAACTGATTGGCCTCATGCGAGACCAATCCGAGGCAGACCTTGAGCTGTTCCTCAGCATCGCCGATGCCGTTGACCGGTGGAAGTTACGGGACAATTAA